The following are encoded together in the Gammaproteobacteria bacterium genome:
- a CDS encoding DUF494 domain-containing protein, translating to MRQNVLDVLIYLFETYSDENSSHPPERNDLEDELSRAGFSDAEIDRALGWIDELTLQWSYDRSPKTTEVKQAPGSRIFTQDEQVLIPSHCRGYIYYLEQIGILDEEQRERVIDRIIALETDDLDVESLQWVVLMVLFSQPDQEKAFQNMETLIDRENAGLVH from the coding sequence ATGCGACAAAATGTTTTAGACGTGCTTATCTATTTATTCGAAACCTATTCGGACGAAAATTCTTCGCACCCGCCCGAACGTAATGATCTGGAAGACGAACTCTCGCGTGCAGGCTTTAGCGATGCGGAAATTGATCGCGCTTTAGGCTGGATCGATGAGCTAACTTTACAATGGAGTTACGACCGTAGCCCGAAAACAACTGAAGTTAAACAGGCCCCCGGCTCACGTATTTTCACTCAGGATGAACAGGTTCTGATCCCGTCACATTGCCGCGGCTATATCTATTACCTGGAACAGATCGGCATTTTGGACGAAGAACAGCGTGAGCGCGTGATCGACCGCATCATAGCCCTGGAAACCGATGATCTGGACGTGGAGTCCCTGCAATGGGTGGTGTTAATGGTGTTGTTCTCACAACCGGACCAGGAGAAGGCTTTTCAGAATATGGAAACCCTGATCGATCGGGAAAATGCCGGTTTAGTGCATTAA